One region of Pseudomonas sp. ABC1 genomic DNA includes:
- the sdhC gene encoding succinate dehydrogenase, cytochrome b556 subunit produces the protein MKSQRPVNLDLRTIKLPITAYTSILHRVSGVILFFGIAILLFALDTSLSSEEGFGDVKACLTSPLAKFIIWGLLSALLYHLVAGARHLVMDAGLGETLEGGKLGSKIVIVVSAVLIVLLGVWIW, from the coding sequence GTGAAAAGCCAACGACCTGTAAACCTAGATCTTAGGACAATAAAACTCCCAATCACTGCTTACACGTCGATTCTTCACCGTGTATCCGGTGTCATTCTGTTTTTTGGTATTGCGATACTGCTGTTCGCGCTCGACACATCGCTGTCTTCCGAGGAAGGCTTTGGCGATGTCAAGGCGTGTCTGACCAGTCCGCTGGCCAAATTCATAATCTGGGGGCTGTTGTCCGCTCTGTTGTACCACTTGGTGGCTGGTGCCCGTCACCTGGTAATGGACGCTGGCCTTGGTGAGACGCTGGAAGGCGGCAAGCTGGGCTCGAAAATCGTGATCGTCGTATCGGCGGTACTGATCGTTCTGCTGGGGGTGTGGATATGGTAA
- the sdhA gene encoding succinate dehydrogenase flavoprotein subunit: MANIRTLSFDAIIVGGGGAGMRAALQLAQGGHKTAVVTKVFPTRSHTVSAQGGITCAIASSDPNDDWRWHMYDTVKGSDYIGDQDAIEYMCSVGPEAVFELDHLGLPFSRTEQGRIYQRPFGGQSKDFGKGGQAARTCAAADRTGHALLHTLYQANLKNGTSFLNEWYAVDLVKNQDGAIVGIVAICIETGETVYIRSKAVVLATGGAGRIYASTTNALINTGDGVGMALRAGVPVQDIEMWQFHPTGIAGAGVLVTEGCRGEGGYLINAHGERFMERYAPNAKDLAGRDVVARSMVKEVIAGNGCGPDKDHVLLKLDHLGEEVLHSRLPGICELSKTFAHVDPVLAPVPVIPTCHYMMGGVATNIHGQAITQDANGNDTIIDGLFAVGEVACVSVHGANRLGGNSLLDLVVFGRAAGLHLEKALKEGIEHRAASDTDLEQSFKRLAGVNERTTGEDVAPLRKELQSCMQNYFGVFRTGEYMQKGIAQLADLRERIANVKISDKSQSFNTARIEALELQNLLEVAEATAIAAEERKESRGAHAREDYEERDDKDWLCHTLYFPGEKRVTKRAVNFAPKTVPAFEPKVRTY, from the coding sequence ATGGCTAACATTCGTACGCTTTCCTTCGACGCCATTATCGTTGGCGGCGGCGGTGCCGGCATGCGCGCCGCACTGCAACTGGCACAAGGCGGGCACAAGACCGCTGTCGTGACCAAAGTGTTCCCGACCCGCTCCCATACCGTCTCGGCCCAGGGCGGTATCACCTGCGCCATCGCGTCCTCCGACCCGAATGACGATTGGCGCTGGCACATGTACGACACCGTCAAGGGGTCGGACTACATCGGTGACCAGGACGCTATCGAGTACATGTGCTCTGTCGGTCCAGAGGCCGTTTTCGAACTGGATCACCTGGGTCTGCCGTTCTCGCGTACCGAACAGGGGCGTATCTACCAGCGTCCGTTCGGTGGCCAGTCCAAGGACTTCGGCAAGGGTGGCCAGGCCGCACGTACCTGCGCCGCTGCCGACCGTACCGGTCATGCGCTGCTGCACACGCTCTACCAGGCCAACCTGAAAAACGGTACCTCCTTCCTCAACGAGTGGTACGCCGTGGATCTGGTGAAGAATCAGGATGGCGCCATCGTCGGTATCGTCGCGATCTGTATCGAGACGGGTGAGACTGTTTATATACGTTCCAAGGCTGTCGTCCTGGCCACTGGCGGTGCCGGCCGTATCTACGCCTCCACCACCAATGCCCTGATCAACACCGGTGACGGCGTCGGTATGGCCCTGCGTGCCGGTGTTCCGGTGCAGGACATCGAGATGTGGCAGTTCCACCCGACGGGTATCGCCGGTGCCGGCGTACTGGTGACCGAAGGTTGCCGTGGCGAGGGTGGCTACCTGATCAACGCCCATGGCGAGCGCTTCATGGAGCGTTATGCGCCCAACGCGAAGGACCTTGCTGGTCGTGACGTCGTTGCGCGTTCGATGGTCAAGGAAGTCATTGCCGGTAACGGCTGTGGCCCTGACAAGGACCACGTACTGCTGAAGCTCGATCACCTGGGTGAAGAAGTTCTGCACAGCCGCCTGCCAGGTATCTGTGAGCTGTCCAAAACCTTCGCTCACGTCGACCCTGTGCTCGCGCCTGTTCCGGTCATCCCGACTTGCCACTACATGATGGGCGGCGTTGCCACCAACATTCATGGTCAGGCCATCACTCAGGATGCCAATGGCAACGACACCATCATCGATGGTCTGTTCGCCGTGGGTGAGGTTGCCTGCGTATCGGTGCATGGCGCCAACCGCCTGGGTGGTAACTCGCTGCTCGACCTGGTGGTCTTCGGTCGCGCTGCTGGCTTGCACCTGGAGAAAGCCCTCAAGGAGGGCATCGAGCACCGTGCTGCTTCCGATACCGACCTGGAGCAATCCTTCAAGCGCCTTGCCGGTGTCAACGAACGCACCACTGGCGAAGACGTTGCGCCGCTGCGCAAGGAACTGCAGAGCTGCATGCAGAACTACTTCGGTGTGTTCCGCACCGGTGAGTACATGCAGAAAGGTATCGCCCAACTGGCGGACCTGCGCGAGCGCATCGCCAACGTCAAGATCTCCGACAAGAGCCAATCCTTCAATACCGCTCGTATCGAAGCGCTTGAGCTGCAGAACCTGCTCGAAGTGGCCGAGGCTACCGCGATCGCAGCGGAAGAGCGCAAGGAGTCCCGTGGCGCCCACGCTCGTGAAGACTACGAGGAGCGTGACGACAAGGACTGGCTCTGCCATACCCTGTACTTCCCGGGAGAGAAGCGCGTGACCAAGCGCGCGGTGAACTTCGCTCCTAAGACTGTGCCGGCATTCGAACCCAAGGTTCGGACATACTGA
- the sucC gene encoding ADP-forming succinate--CoA ligase subunit beta, with amino-acid sequence MNLHEYQGKQLFAEYGLPVSTGYAVDSPKEAAEACDKIGGTEWIVKAQVHAGGRGKAGGVQKVHSKDEARAFAQRWLGERLATYQTDAAGQPVNMILVEACTEIAKELYLGAVVDRSSRRVVFMASTEGGMDIERVAHETPEKILKATIDPLVGAQPFQGRALAFQLGLQGEQVKQFTSIFMGLAKLFADYDLALLEVNPLVIKKDGNLHCLDAKLNIDGNAIYRQPRLRGMQDTSQDDPRESLAARWELNYVALDGNIGCMVNGAGLAMGTMDIVNLYGGRPANFLDVGGGATGERVSEAFKIILSDSNVVAVLVNIFGGIVRCDMIAEGIIDAVREVGVKVPVVVRLEGNNAELGARMLGESGFNIIGATSLTDAAMQVVKAAEGK; translated from the coding sequence ATGAATCTTCACGAATATCAGGGTAAGCAACTGTTCGCCGAGTATGGATTGCCTGTGTCGACAGGCTATGCCGTGGACAGTCCGAAGGAAGCGGCCGAGGCGTGCGACAAGATTGGTGGTACTGAGTGGATCGTCAAGGCACAGGTGCATGCCGGCGGTCGTGGCAAGGCGGGCGGGGTGCAGAAGGTGCACAGCAAGGACGAGGCGCGTGCGTTCGCCCAACGCTGGCTCGGGGAGCGGCTGGCGACCTATCAGACCGATGCCGCCGGGCAGCCGGTGAACATGATTCTCGTGGAAGCCTGCACGGAGATCGCCAAGGAACTCTACCTCGGTGCGGTGGTGGATCGCTCCAGCCGCCGTGTCGTGTTCATGGCCTCGACCGAAGGCGGCATGGATATCGAGCGGGTTGCCCATGAGACACCCGAGAAGATACTCAAGGCCACCATCGACCCATTGGTTGGCGCCCAGCCTTTCCAAGGGCGAGCGCTGGCTTTTCAACTGGGCTTGCAGGGCGAGCAGGTCAAGCAATTCACCAGCATCTTCATGGGATTGGCGAAACTCTTCGCCGATTACGACCTGGCGCTGCTGGAAGTGAACCCGCTGGTGATCAAGAAGGACGGCAACCTGCATTGCCTGGATGCCAAGCTGAATATCGACGGCAATGCGATCTATCGCCAGCCCCGGCTGCGTGGCATGCAGGACACTTCCCAGGATGATCCGCGCGAATCCCTCGCCGCGCGCTGGGAGCTCAACTATGTAGCGCTGGACGGTAATATCGGCTGCATGGTCAATGGTGCGGGGCTGGCCATGGGCACCATGGATATCGTCAATCTCTATGGCGGCCGTCCGGCCAACTTTCTCGACGTGGGCGGTGGTGCGACCGGCGAGCGGGTCAGCGAAGCATTCAAGATCATTCTTTCCGACAGCAACGTCGTGGCGGTGCTGGTGAATATCTTTGGCGGCATCGTGCGCTGCGACATGATCGCCGAAGGCATCATCGACGCCGTGCGCGAGGTCGGGGTCAAGGTGCCGGTGGTCGTGCGCCTGGAGGGCAACAATGCCGAGCTTGGCGCGAGAATGCTGGGCGAGAGCGGGTTCAATATCATCGGTGCCACCAGCCTGACCGATGCGGCCATGCAGGTCGTCAAAGCCGCGGAGGGCAAGTGA
- the odhB gene encoding 2-oxoglutarate dehydrogenase complex dihydrolipoyllysine-residue succinyltransferase, with protein MAIEIKAPTFPESVADGTVATWHKKPGEAVKRDELIVDIETDKVVMEVLAEADGVLTEIVKNEGDTVLSGELLGKLDAGATAAAPAAAAPAAAPAEAAAPAAAAGQDPILAPAARKLAEENGIAADSLSGTGKGGRVTKEDVVAVIEGKGAAPAAAAKPAAPAASAPIFAAGDRVEKRVPMTRLRAKVAERLVEAQSSMAMLTTFNEVNMKPIMELRAKYKDLFEKKHDGVRLGFMSFFVKAATEALKRQPGVNASIDGNDIVYHGYQDVGVAVSSDRGLVVPVLRNAEQMSLAEIEGTINAYGKKAKAGKLTIEEMTGGTFTISNGGVFGSLLSTPIVNPPQTAILGMHKIQERPMAVNGQVVILPMMYLALSYDHRLIDGKEAVTFLVTLKDLLEDPARLLLDI; from the coding sequence ATGGCTATCGAGATCAAAGCCCCTACATTCCCTGAATCGGTTGCCGACGGCACCGTTGCCACCTGGCACAAAAAGCCGGGTGAGGCTGTCAAGCGTGACGAACTGATCGTCGATATCGAAACCGACAAGGTGGTGATGGAAGTTCTCGCCGAAGCGGATGGCGTCCTGACTGAAATCGTCAAGAACGAAGGTGACACCGTCCTGAGCGGTGAACTGCTGGGCAAACTGGATGCCGGCGCTACTGCCGCCGCTCCAGCCGCTGCCGCGCCTGCTGCTGCACCTGCCGAAGCTGCTGCGCCTGCTGCCGCTGCTGGCCAGGATCCGATTCTCGCACCTGCCGCGCGCAAGCTGGCCGAAGAGAACGGCATCGCCGCCGACAGCCTGAGTGGCACTGGCAAAGGTGGTCGTGTGACCAAGGAAGACGTGGTCGCTGTCATCGAAGGCAAGGGCGCCGCTCCGGCTGCCGCTGCCAAGCCTGCTGCTCCAGCGGCATCCGCGCCGATCTTCGCCGCGGGTGACCGCGTCGAGAAGCGCGTGCCGATGACCCGCCTGCGTGCCAAGGTTGCCGAGCGTCTGGTTGAGGCTCAATCCTCCATGGCCATGCTGACGACGTTCAACGAAGTCAACATGAAGCCGATCATGGAGCTGCGCGCCAAGTACAAGGACCTGTTCGAGAAGAAGCACGATGGCGTGCGCCTGGGCTTCATGTCCTTCTTCGTCAAGGCCGCCACCGAAGCGCTCAAGCGCCAGCCGGGCGTCAATGCCTCCATCGACGGTAACGATATCGTCTACCACGGCTACCAGGATGTCGGCGTAGCCGTTTCCAGCGACCGTGGCCTGGTGGTTCCTGTCCTGCGCAATGCCGAGCAGATGAGCCTGGCCGAGATCGAGGGCACCATCAACGCCTACGGCAAGAAAGCCAAGGCTGGCAAGCTGACCATCGAAGAGATGACCGGCGGTACCTTCACCATCTCCAACGGTGGTGTGTTCGGCTCGCTGCTGTCGACCCCGATCGTCAACCCGCCGCAAACCGCGATCCTCGGCATGCACAAGATTCAGGAGCGTCCGATGGCCGTCAACGGTCAGGTCGTCATCCTGCCGATGATGTACCTGGCGTTGTCCTACGATCACCGCCTGATCGATGGCAAGGAAGCGGTCACCTTCCTGGTTACCCTGAAGGATCTGCTGGAAGATCCGGCGCGTCTGCTGCTGGACATCTAA
- the lpdA gene encoding dihydrolipoyl dehydrogenase, whose protein sequence is MSQKFDVVVIGAGPGGYVAAIKAAQLGLKTACIEKYQGKEGKTALGGTCLNVGCIPSKALLDSSYKFHEAHESFKVHGISTGDVAIDVPTMVGRKDQIVKNLTGGVAALFKANGVTLFEGHGKLLAGKQVEVIKSDGSTEVLAAENVILASGSKPVDIPPAPVDQDIIVDSTGALDFQSVPKRLGVIGAGVIGLELGSVWARLGAEVTVIEALDKFLPAADEQVAKEAQKILTKQGLNIRLGARVTGSKIEGREVTVNFTDANGEQQQTFDKLIVAVGRRPVTTELLAADSGVNLDERGFIFVDDYCATSVPGVYAIGDVVRGAMLAHKASEEGVVVAERIAGHKAQLNYDLIPSVIYTHPEIAWVGKSEQVLKSEGVEVNVGTFPFAASGRAMAANDTAGFVKVIADAKTDRVLGVHVIGPSAAELVQQGAIGMEFGTSAEDLGLMVFSHPTLSEALHEAALAVNGHAIHVANRKKR, encoded by the coding sequence ATGAGTCAGAAATTCGACGTAGTCGTCATTGGTGCGGGTCCTGGCGGCTATGTCGCTGCCATCAAGGCCGCACAACTGGGTCTCAAGACCGCTTGCATCGAGAAGTACCAGGGTAAGGAAGGCAAGACCGCACTGGGCGGTACCTGCCTGAACGTCGGTTGCATCCCGTCCAAGGCGCTGCTGGACAGCTCCTACAAGTTCCATGAAGCCCACGAGAGCTTCAAGGTCCACGGGATCAGCACTGGCGACGTTGCCATCGACGTGCCGACCATGGTTGGCCGCAAGGACCAGATCGTCAAAAACCTCACCGGTGGCGTTGCTGCGCTGTTCAAGGCCAATGGTGTCACCCTGTTCGAAGGCCATGGCAAGCTGCTGGCCGGCAAGCAGGTCGAAGTCATCAAGTCCGACGGCAGCACCGAAGTGCTGGCGGCCGAGAACGTGATCCTGGCCTCCGGCTCCAAGCCGGTCGATATCCCGCCGGCTCCGGTGGATCAGGACATCATCGTCGACTCCACGGGCGCACTGGACTTCCAGAGTGTACCGAAGCGCCTGGGCGTCATCGGCGCGGGTGTGATCGGTCTGGAGCTGGGCTCGGTATGGGCTCGCCTGGGTGCCGAAGTGACGGTCATCGAAGCGCTGGACAAGTTCCTGCCCGCTGCCGATGAGCAGGTCGCCAAGGAAGCCCAGAAGATCCTCACCAAGCAAGGCCTGAACATTCGCCTGGGTGCCCGTGTCACGGGTTCGAAGATCGAGGGCCGCGAGGTCACCGTCAACTTCACCGATGCCAATGGCGAACAGCAGCAGACTTTCGACAAGCTGATCGTGGCCGTGGGCCGCCGCCCGGTGACCACCGAGCTGCTGGCTGCCGACTCCGGTGTCAACCTCGACGAGCGCGGATTCATCTTCGTCGACGACTATTGCGCAACCAGCGTTCCGGGCGTTTACGCCATCGGTGACGTGGTGCGTGGCGCGATGCTGGCGCACAAGGCATCCGAAGAGGGTGTGGTGGTTGCCGAGCGTATCGCTGGCCACAAGGCGCAACTGAACTACGACCTGATCCCGTCGGTCATCTACACCCACCCGGAAATCGCATGGGTCGGCAAGTCCGAGCAAGTGCTGAAGTCCGAGGGTGTCGAAGTGAACGTGGGTACCTTCCCGTTCGCGGCCAGTGGTCGTGCCATGGCGGCCAATGATACCGCCGGTTTCGTCAAGGTCATCGCCGATGCCAAGACCGACCGTGTACTGGGCGTGCATGTGATTGGCCCGAGCGCCGCCGAGCTGGTTCAGCAGGGCGCGATCGGCATGGAATTCGGTACCAGTGCCGAAGACCTGGGCCTGATGGTGTTCTCGCACCCGACGCTGTCCGAGGCGCTGCATGAAGCGGCCCTGGCAGTGAACGGCCATGCGATTCACGTGGCAAACCGCAAGAAGCGCTGA
- a CDS encoding succinate dehydrogenase iron-sulfur subunit, giving the protein MLQVSVYRYNPDHDEKPYVQEFQVDTGGKDLMVLDVLALIKEQDEGFSYRRSCREGVCGSDGMNINGKNGLACITPLSSVVKGNKLVVRPLPGLPVIRDLVVDMSIFYKQYEKVRPYLMNNTPAPAIERLQSPADREKLDGLYECILCACCSTSCPSFWWNPDKFLGPAALLQAYRFLADSRDTETENRLAALDDPFSVFRCRGIMNCVNVCPKGLNPTKAIGHVRNMLLQSAT; this is encoded by the coding sequence ATGTTGCAAGTGAGTGTTTATCGCTACAACCCCGATCATGATGAAAAACCTTATGTTCAGGAATTTCAGGTTGATACAGGCGGCAAGGACCTGATGGTTCTGGATGTCCTGGCGCTGATAAAAGAACAGGACGAAGGTTTCTCCTATCGCCGTTCCTGCCGTGAAGGCGTGTGCGGTTCCGATGGCATGAACATCAATGGCAAGAACGGCCTGGCTTGCATTACCCCGTTGTCCTCCGTGGTCAAGGGTAACAAGCTGGTGGTTCGTCCTCTGCCAGGGCTGCCGGTCATTCGTGACCTGGTTGTCGATATGAGCATCTTCTACAAGCAGTACGAGAAAGTCCGGCCTTACCTGATGAACAATACGCCTGCTCCGGCGATTGAGCGTCTGCAAAGCCCGGCGGATCGTGAGAAACTGGATGGGCTCTACGAGTGCATCCTGTGTGCGTGCTGTTCCACCAGTTGCCCGTCTTTCTGGTGGAACCCCGACAAGTTCCTCGGTCCGGCCGCTTTGCTGCAGGCATACCGCTTCCTGGCAGACAGCCGGGACACGGAGACGGAAAATCGTCTGGCTGCCTTGGATGATCCGTTCAGCGTATTCCGCTGCCGTGGCATCATGAACTGCGTGAACGTTTGCCCGAAAGGGTTGAACCCGACCAAGGCAATTGGTCACGTTCGCAACATGTTGCTGCAGAGCGCTACCTGA
- a CDS encoding 2-oxoglutarate dehydrogenase E1 component codes for MQESVMQRMWDSAHLSGGNAAYVEELYELYLHDPNSVPEEWRNYFQKLPADAGTAADVSHSTIRDQFILLAKNQRRAQPVSAGSVSSEHEKKQVEVLRLIQAYRLRGHQAAQLDPLGLQQRVAPVDLSVSNYALTDADLDTVFRTGDLAIGKDQASLREILQILQETYCRTIGAEYAHIVDSEQRNWFIQRLESVRGRPAYSAQIKDHLLERLSAAEGLEKYLGTKYPGTKRFGLEGGESLIPLLDEIIQRSGSYGTKEIVIGMAHRGRLNVLVNTFGKNPRDLFDEFEGKRVEGLSSGDVKYHQGFSSNVMTPGGEIHLAMAFNPSHLEIVSPVVEGSVRARQDRRNDPVGDKVLPVTLHGDSAFAGQGVVMETFQMSQTRAYKTGGTIRIVINNQVGFTTSRPEDTRSTEYATDVAKMIQAPIFHVNADDPEAVLFVTQLAVDYRMQFKRDIVIDLVCYRRRGHNEADEPSGTQPLMYQKIAKQRTTRELYADALVQGGVLDASGVQAKIDEYRTALDNGLHVVKSLVKEPNKELFVDWRPYLGHAWTARHDTRFELKTLQELSSKLLQTPEGFVVQRQVSKIYEDRQRMGAGALPINWGYAETMAYATLLLEGHPVRISGQDVGRGTFSHRHAALHNQKDGSTYVPLKHLYDGQPRFDLYDSFLSEEAVLAFEYGYSSTTPNALVIWEAQFGDFANGAQVVVDQFITSGEHKWGRLCGLTMLLPHGYEGQGPEHSSARLERYLQLCAEHNIQVCVPTTPAQVYHMLRRQAIRPLRKPLVALTPKSLLRHKLAISTLEDLTQGSFQTVIPEVDPVEAAKVERVVLCSGKVYYDLLEKRRNEGREDIAIVRIEQLYPFPEDDLTEVLAPYSNLKHIVWCQEEPMNQGAWYCSQHHMRRVIAAHDKALVLQYAGRDASASPAVGYASLHAEQQEKLLQDAFTV; via the coding sequence ATGCAAGAAAGCGTAATGCAGCGCATGTGGGACAGTGCCCACTTATCCGGTGGCAACGCTGCCTATGTGGAAGAGCTTTATGAGCTCTACCTGCACGACCCCAATTCCGTGCCCGAAGAGTGGCGCAATTACTTTCAGAAGCTGCCTGCCGACGCCGGCACTGCTGCTGATGTTTCTCACTCGACGATCCGCGACCAGTTCATTTTACTGGCGAAGAATCAGCGGCGTGCCCAGCCTGTCTCGGCTGGTAGCGTCAGCAGCGAGCATGAGAAGAAGCAGGTTGAGGTACTGCGCCTGATCCAGGCTTATCGCCTGCGGGGCCACCAGGCCGCCCAGCTCGATCCGCTGGGGCTTCAGCAGCGCGTTGCGCCTGTGGATCTTTCCGTCAGCAACTACGCACTGACCGATGCCGACCTGGATACCGTCTTCCGTACGGGTGATCTGGCCATTGGCAAAGATCAGGCTAGCCTGCGTGAAATCCTGCAGATCCTTCAAGAGACATATTGCCGCACCATCGGTGCCGAGTATGCGCACATCGTCGATTCCGAGCAGCGCAACTGGTTCATCCAGCGCCTCGAGAGTGTGCGTGGCCGTCCTGCCTATTCGGCACAGATCAAGGATCACCTGCTCGAGCGCCTGTCGGCCGCCGAAGGCCTGGAAAAGTACCTGGGTACCAAATACCCGGGCACCAAGCGTTTCGGTCTGGAAGGCGGTGAAAGCCTGATTCCGCTGCTCGACGAGATCATCCAGCGTTCCGGCTCCTACGGCACCAAGGAAATCGTCATCGGCATGGCTCACCGTGGCCGTCTGAACGTGTTGGTGAATACCTTCGGCAAGAACCCGCGCGACCTGTTCGACGAGTTCGAAGGCAAGCGTGTGGAAGGCCTCAGCTCGGGTGACGTGAAGTATCACCAGGGCTTTTCTTCCAACGTGATGACCCCGGGCGGCGAAATCCACCTGGCCATGGCGTTCAACCCGTCGCACCTGGAGATCGTGTCTCCGGTGGTCGAGGGTTCGGTGCGTGCCCGCCAGGACCGTCGCAACGATCCGGTCGGCGACAAAGTGTTGCCAGTGACCCTCCACGGTGACTCGGCATTCGCCGGTCAGGGCGTGGTGATGGAAACCTTCCAGATGTCGCAGACCCGTGCGTACAAGACTGGCGGTACCATCCGTATCGTGATCAACAACCAGGTTGGTTTCACCACCAGCCGTCCGGAGGATACTCGTTCCACCGAGTACGCCACCGACGTTGCCAAGATGATCCAGGCACCGATCTTCCACGTGAACGCGGATGATCCGGAAGCTGTCCTGTTCGTTACGCAACTGGCCGTCGACTATCGCATGCAGTTCAAGCGCGATATCGTCATCGACCTGGTTTGCTATCGCCGTCGCGGTCACAACGAGGCGGACGAGCCGAGCGGCACCCAGCCGCTGATGTATCAGAAGATCGCCAAGCAGCGCACCACGCGTGAGCTCTATGCCGATGCCCTGGTTCAAGGTGGCGTGCTTGACGCTTCCGGTGTGCAAGCCAAGATCGACGAGTACCGTACGGCCCTGGACAATGGCCTGCACGTGGTCAAGAGCCTGGTCAAGGAGCCGAACAAGGAACTGTTCGTCGACTGGCGTCCGTACCTGGGCCACGCCTGGACTGCGCGTCACGATACCCGCTTCGAGCTGAAGACCCTGCAGGAACTGTCCAGCAAACTGCTGCAGACGCCTGAAGGCTTCGTCGTACAGCGCCAGGTTTCCAAGATCTACGAGGATCGCCAGCGCATGGGCGCCGGTGCCTTGCCGATCAACTGGGGCTACGCCGAGACAATGGCTTATGCGACCCTGCTGCTCGAAGGTCATCCGGTGCGTATCAGTGGCCAGGACGTGGGGCGCGGGACCTTCTCCCACCGCCATGCCGCGCTGCACAACCAGAAGGATGGCAGCACTTATGTGCCGCTGAAGCACCTTTATGATGGTCAGCCGCGCTTCGACCTGTACGACTCCTTCCTGTCCGAGGAAGCGGTTCTGGCGTTCGAATACGGCTATTCCTCCACCACGCCGAATGCGCTGGTGATCTGGGAAGCCCAGTTCGGTGACTTCGCCAACGGTGCCCAGGTAGTCGTCGACCAGTTCATCACCAGTGGCGAGCACAAGTGGGGTCGTCTGTGCGGCCTGACCATGCTGCTGCCGCATGGCTATGAAGGTCAGGGCCCCGAGCACTCCTCGGCGCGTCTGGAGCGTTACCTGCAATTGTGTGCAGAGCACAATATCCAAGTCTGCGTCCCGACCACGCCGGCTCAGGTCTACCACATGCTGCGTCGTCAGGCGATTCGCCCGCTGCGCAAGCCGCTGGTTGCGCTGACACCGAAATCGCTGCTGCGTCACAAACTGGCAATCTCGACCCTGGAAGATCTGACCCAGGGTTCGTTCCAGACGGTGATTCCGGAGGTCGATCCGGTCGAGGCCGCCAAGGTCGAGCGTGTGGTCCTGTGCAGCGGCAAGGTCTACTACGACCTGCTGGAGAAGCGTCGCAACGAAGGTCGCGAGGACATCGCCATCGTGCGTATCGAGCAGCTCTATCCGTTCCCGGAAGATGATCTGACCGAAGTGCTTGCGCCTTACAGCAACCTCAAGCATATCGTCTGGTGTCAGGAAGAGCCGATGAACCAGGGCGCCTGGTACTGCAGCCAGCACCACATGCGTCGCGTGATCGCGGCACATGACAAGGCACTGGTACTGCAATACGCCGGTCGTGATGCTTCCGCTTCCCCGGCAGTCGGTTATGCTTCGCTGCATGCCGAACAGCAGGAGAAACTGCTGCAGGACGCTTTCACCGTTTAA
- the sdhD gene encoding succinate dehydrogenase, hydrophobic membrane anchor protein: MVTNVTNFSRSGLYDWMAQRVSAVVLAAYFLFLLGYLIANPDLGYAQWHELFSSNWMRIFSLLALVALSVHAWVGMWTISTDYLTNMAIGRWATVVRFLFQAVCGIAMFTFFVWGVQILWGM, from the coding sequence ATGGTAACCAACGTCACGAACTTTTCGCGATCCGGTCTCTACGATTGGATGGCGCAACGTGTTTCTGCAGTGGTGCTTGCGGCTTATTTTTTGTTCCTGCTTGGGTATCTGATAGCCAATCCGGACCTCGGGTATGCGCAGTGGCATGAGCTGTTTTCGTCCAACTGGATGCGCATTTTCAGCCTTCTGGCTCTGGTTGCCCTCAGCGTTCACGCCTGGGTCGGTATGTGGACGATCTCCACTGACTACCTGACCAACATGGCGATTGGCCGCTGGGCGACCGTCGTGCGTTTCCTTTTCCAGGCAGTGTGTGGCATCGCCATGTTCACATTCTTCGTCTGGGGTGTGCAGATTCTTTGGGGTATGTGA